Proteins co-encoded in one Kribbella solani genomic window:
- a CDS encoding DUF1707 SHOCT-like domain-containing protein — MSTILDPLLVPDQVRLTDADRRAAVNKLHSAVRQAALTPAQASDRQDQVFAARTRGELRNVLSGVANAAPPRGLTMALRAVTGVWLVACVVQFVVWIALALFGHFDGPWWLWSDLGLGAVVAILWWTNESYHRKSDVLVAQ; from the coding sequence ATGAGCACGATCCTCGACCCCCTGCTGGTCCCCGACCAGGTCCGGTTGACCGACGCCGACCGCCGCGCCGCGGTGAACAAGCTGCACAGCGCCGTCCGGCAGGCCGCCCTCACCCCGGCACAGGCCAGCGACCGGCAGGACCAGGTGTTCGCCGCCCGGACCCGCGGCGAGCTGCGGAACGTCCTGTCCGGCGTCGCCAACGCCGCGCCGCCGCGCGGCCTGACGATGGCACTGCGCGCGGTCACCGGCGTGTGGCTGGTCGCCTGCGTTGTGCAGTTCGTGGTCTGGATCGCACTGGCTCTGTTCGGTCACTTCGACGGGCCGTGGTGGCTCTGGTCGGACCTCGGCCTCGGCGCGGTCGTCGCCATTCTGTGGTGGACCAACGAGTCGTACCACCGCAAGTCCGACGTGCTGGTGGCGCAGTGA